The following coding sequences are from one Nicotiana tomentosiformis chromosome 3, ASM39032v3, whole genome shotgun sequence window:
- the LOC138908370 gene encoding uncharacterized protein translates to MVQARRIEELEARLASVVAKAKSDAEKAKADADALVDVYWADVEAAQIQAREAAETADTRAHWVAELAKCRSLRETLEEIHARGFDLAEEIKRAKELEADAEALVSNDEDDDNDDDDGSMSGFEKGGGGEPDREETAPGDDQEA, encoded by the coding sequence atggttcaagcaagaagaatagaggagctcgaggctcggttggcctctgtagtTGCTAAGGccaaatctgatgccgaaaaggcaaaggccgatgcggatgcactcgtggacGTCTATTGGGCCGATGTTGAAGCTGCCCAgatccaagcaagagaggcagccgagaccgccgatactcgagcacattgggtcgctgaacttgctaagtgccgatctctgAGGGAAACccttgaggagatccatgctcgtggtttcgacctcgctgaagagataaaaagggccaaagaactcgaagccgatgctgaagccttggtttccaatgatgaagatgatgacaatgatgatgacgATGGGAGTATGAGCGGATtcgaaaaggggggggggggggagcccgatagagaagagaccgctcctggggatgatcaggaagcttag